Proteins co-encoded in one Dreissena polymorpha isolate Duluth1 chromosome 12, UMN_Dpol_1.0, whole genome shotgun sequence genomic window:
- the LOC127852666 gene encoding 52 kDa repressor of the inhibitor of the protein kinase-like → MKRKQATLESIWIKKPKTNEPTENESVAAFSSPVPLAPSATSSNDISVYARQHGKFTDEERDTLLSTDWKPSEKHMYKKTQFGKTSRTFQSSWLQKYPGLVYSVEEDGAYCVHCVTFPGNKKRGKLVSEPFQNWKKAIEVFDGHFFPDAKKHSKDGGTGYQAHIDSRICCEQFMSVRKNNAPVNKQVDAALQARRKKNAVVLESITKTVLLCARQNIALRGHSDSSKYYDDESVNCGNFQSLIEFRVESGDSVLKEHFATCGKNATYRSPTIQNELLDIMGQTVERKIVNEIKTGGKFYCVSADEPCVRFIDESDKIREEFLRFVDVSPDTSGEALSQAILDVLTDVGLDPSMMRSQCYDGAGNMTGKTKGVGPRIQHQYPRALPFWCTAHQLNGCVVHASNSTLVRNMMGTVDRIAVFFNYSPKRQTCLAECRAAMEVTESKRQKIKSLCRTRWVERHDALEVFIDFLPAMVDAMSQLMENETKSTTSAEISGFLMAITGFQFIAVLVIVTRCLSYIKPLTVALQGRSVDVVKAMSQVSVVQQALQEVRDNIDTYHNTWFQEVSTIADNLGVQPSQPRLCGRQTKRDNIEAATPELYYKRNLTIPFVDTFVNEMDTRFSDLQTKAAMGLKLIPEQMCASPVSASDLEWFIDDLPSPQSLPAELHLWQARWKGVTNPPTTLQGAVEQCDSQLYPNIYTVLSIACVFPVTSCECERSISALGLVKTKLRSSMGQDRLSALCLLSVHRDIDINICNVVREFARKHPRRMDLPDILSEL, encoded by the exons atgaaacgcAAACAGGCAACACTTGAATCCATTTGGATCAAGAAACCAAAAACTAATGAACCAACTGAAAATGAGTCTGTTGCTGCTTTCAGCTCTCCGGTACCTCTGGCACCCTCAGCAACATCCAGCAATGACATTAGTGTGTACGCTAGACAACATGGTAAATTTACTGATGAGGAACGTGACACTCTTCTCTCTACGGACTGGAAACCATCAGAGAAACACATGTACAAAAAGACACAATTCGGCAAAACAAGTCGGACATTCCAGTCATCCTGGCTCCAGAAATATCCAGGACTTGTGTACAGTGTCGAAGAAGATGGAGCGTATTGCGTACATTGCGTCACATTTCCAGGGAACAAAAAACGTGGAAAATTAGTTAGTGAACCATTTCAAAACTGGAAGAAAGCCATTGAAGTCTTCGATGGTCATTTTTTTCCAGATGCAAAGAAACACTCCAAAGACGGGGGTACTGGGTATCAAGCCCACATTGATTCGCGCATATGTTGTGAGCAGTTTATGAGTGTGAGAAAAAACAACGCTCCCGTTAATAAGCAGGTCGATGCAGCTCTGCAGGCCAGACGGAAGAAGAATGCTGTGGTTCTTGAGTCTATCACCAAGACAGTGTTGTTATGTGCGCGCCAGAACATAGCCCTCCGTGGGCATTCTGACAGTTCAAAATATTATGATGATGAATCAGTGAATTGTGGTAATTTCCAATCACTTATAGAGTTTCGTGTTGAGTCAGGTGATTCTGTTCTCAAGGAACACTTTGCTACTTGTGGGAAGAATGCTACCTATCGCAGTCCTACAATTCAGAATGAACTTCTTGACATTATGGGACAGACAGTTGAACGCAAGAtagtgaatgaaataaaaactggTGGTAAATTCTACTGTGTGTCTGCCGATGAG CCGTGTGTCAGGTTTATAGACGAGTCTGACAAGATCCGAGAAGAGTTTCTCCGGTTTGTAGATGTCAGTCCAGATACCAGTGGCGAGGCTCTCTCCCAAGCTATCCTCGACGTGCTAACAGACGTTGGTCTAGACCCTTCCATGATGCGGTCACAGTGCTACGATGGTGCTG gTAACATGACGGGTAAGACAAAAGGTGTAGGTCCAAGAATCCAGCATCAGTACCCCAGAGCTCTTCCGTTTTGGTGCACGGCTCACCAGTTGAACGGCTGTGTAGTACATGCTTCCAACAGCACACTTGTACGAAACATGATGGGAACAGTTGACAGG attgcTGTGTTCTTCAACTACTCGCCGAAACGACAGACCTGTCTTGCTGAATGTCGGGCTGCCATGGAAGTCACCGAGTCCAAGCGCCAGAAGATAAAGTCTCTCTGCCGTACACGCTGGGTAGAACGACACGACGCCCTTGAGGTCTTTATCGACTTTCTACCCGCCATGGTTGATGCAATGTCTCAGTTAATGGAGAATGAAACCAAGTCTACAACATCTGCTGAAATCTCTGGGTTTTTGATGGCGATTACTGGTTTCCAGTTTATCGCTGTCCTGGTGATTGTGACCCGCTGTCTCAGCTATATAAAACCCCTCACTGTTGCTCTTCAAGGTCGTTCGGTTGATGTGGTCAAGGCCATGTCTCAGGTTAGTGTGGTGCAGCAAGCTCTCCAAGAGGTCCGTGACAACATCGACACCTACCATAACACCTGGTTCCAAGAAGTTTCAACTATCGCTGACAATCTTGGTGTTCAGCCATCTCAACCCAGACTGTGTGGTCGTCAGActaagcgtgacaacatcgaagcagcaacacccgaattgtACTACAAAAGAAACCTAACGAttccctttgttgacacttttgtgaatgaaatggacacccgattcagtgatttgcagactaaggcagccatgggattgaagcTTATACCGGAACAAATGTgcgcctctcctgtcagtgctagtgaccttgaatggttcattgatgatctcccttcccctcagtccttGCCTGCTGAGTTGCACTTATGGCAGGCTAGATGGAAAGGTGTTACCAACCCACCTACTACCCTTCAGGGGGCTGTTGAACAGTGTGATTCACAGCTGTACCCCAACATTTACACGGTCTTGTCTATcgcatgtgtgttccctgtcacatcatgtGAGTGTGAAAGAAGTATCAGTGCCCTAGGACTTGTAAAGACAAAACTGAGATcttcaatgggtcaggacaggttgtccgctttGTGCCTTCTTTctgttcatagggacattgacaTTAACATTTGCAATGTTGTCCGAGAGTTTGCTCGGAAGCATCCTAGGCGGATGGATCTTCCTGACATCCTGTCTGAGCTGTAG